Proteins encoded within one genomic window of Saccharopolyspora pogona:
- a CDS encoding class I SAM-dependent methyltransferase yields the protein MGIAAGFLWEFVKSPTTTAAVGPSSRSLADQMVAPIPHRGDPVVVELGPGTGAFTEAIQRRLGGRGRHLALELNPRWAAELGERFPAVESVCANARELPELLRQRELRADVVVSGLPWVAHAPVNGVPLIRLIARSLVPGGAFTQFAYTWTRWAPPARRQLADLRAEFEETVISRTVWRNLPPAVAYLARRPRQAGRAH from the coding sequence GTGGGCATAGCAGCGGGTTTTCTGTGGGAGTTCGTGAAATCGCCGACCACGACCGCTGCCGTCGGTCCCAGCTCGCGGTCGCTGGCCGACCAGATGGTGGCGCCCATCCCGCACCGGGGTGATCCGGTGGTGGTCGAGCTGGGACCGGGCACCGGCGCGTTCACTGAGGCGATCCAGCGCCGGCTCGGCGGCCGCGGACGGCACCTGGCGCTGGAGCTCAACCCGCGGTGGGCGGCCGAGTTGGGGGAGCGGTTCCCGGCGGTGGAGTCGGTGTGCGCGAACGCCCGGGAGCTGCCGGAGCTGTTGCGGCAGCGCGAGTTGCGGGCCGATGTCGTGGTCAGCGGCCTGCCATGGGTGGCGCACGCGCCGGTGAACGGGGTGCCGCTGATCCGGCTGATCGCTCGGTCGCTGGTCCCCGGCGGCGCGTTCACGCAGTTCGCCTACACCTGGACGAGGTGGGCCCCGCCGGCCCGTCGGCAGCTGGCCGACCTGCGGGCCGAATTCGAGGAGACGGTGATCAGCCGGACGGTTTGGCGCAACCTGCCGCCTGCCGTGGCCTACTTGGCCAGGCGGCCACGGCAGGCGGGCCGAGCGCACTGA
- a CDS encoding VWA domain-containing protein, translating into MSLSGFTTPWWFLLLFVVAALVAGYLWALRRRRRDTLRFSNMEVLDRVASTRQGWWKHVPPALLGVALILLTVALTGPTAEQRIPRNRATVMLTIDVSLSMKATDVEPSRLEAAKVAAKEFADKLTPGINLGLVSFAGTATVLVMPTTDRPSVKQAIDSLKLAEATATGDGINASLQAIDSFGKMVGGPAGAPPARIVLMADGGQTIPREMDAPRGAYTKAKEAKQAGIPISTISFGTKHGSIEIEGEQEWVEVDDEAMQEIARLSGGEFHKAASAEQLREVYATLGEQIGYETKHTDASKSWLVLGTLAAIIAAGISLFAGRRLP; encoded by the coding sequence CTGCTGCTGTTCGTGGTCGCGGCGTTGGTCGCCGGCTACCTGTGGGCGTTGCGCCGCCGCCGCCGGGACACGCTGCGGTTCAGCAATATGGAGGTGCTCGACCGGGTCGCATCGACCCGGCAGGGTTGGTGGAAGCATGTGCCTCCGGCGCTGCTGGGAGTGGCGCTGATCCTGCTCACCGTGGCGCTGACCGGACCGACCGCCGAGCAGCGGATCCCGCGCAACCGGGCCACCGTGATGCTCACCATCGACGTGTCGCTGTCGATGAAGGCCACCGACGTCGAACCCAGCCGCTTGGAGGCGGCGAAGGTCGCCGCGAAGGAGTTCGCGGACAAGTTGACGCCGGGCATCAACCTCGGGCTGGTGTCGTTCGCGGGCACCGCGACGGTGCTGGTGATGCCGACGACCGACCGGCCCAGCGTCAAGCAGGCCATCGACAGCCTGAAGCTGGCGGAGGCGACCGCCACCGGCGACGGGATCAACGCCTCGCTGCAGGCCATCGACTCGTTCGGGAAGATGGTCGGCGGCCCGGCCGGGGCGCCACCGGCCCGGATCGTGCTGATGGCCGACGGAGGGCAGACGATCCCGCGCGAGATGGACGCGCCGCGCGGTGCCTACACCAAGGCCAAGGAAGCCAAGCAGGCCGGGATCCCGATCTCCACGATCTCCTTCGGCACCAAGCACGGCAGCATCGAGATCGAGGGCGAGCAGGAGTGGGTCGAGGTCGACGACGAGGCGATGCAGGAGATCGCTCGGCTCTCCGGCGGTGAGTTCCACAAGGCTGCCAGCGCCGAGCAGTTGCGCGAGGTGTACGCGACGCTCGGCGAGCAGATCGGGTACGAGACCAAGCACACAGACGCCAGCAAGTCGTGGCTGGTGCTGGGTACGCTCGCCGCGATCATCGCGGCCGGAATCTCGCTGTTCGCCGGCCGAAGGTTGCCTTAG